Proteins co-encoded in one Erwinia sp. genomic window:
- the apt gene encoding Adenine phosphoribosyltransferase (ID:JIFNMEKO_00570;~source:Prodigal:2.6), with translation MRQFQQMNFQPGVATSEVKNAAEVAHVRLIFIGHNIMTATQQQLEFLQHSIKSIPDYPKPGILFRDVTSLLEDPQAFSLTIQLLADRYRAAGITKVVGTEARGFLFGAPVALALDVGFVPVRKPGKLPRKTYTECYDLEYGSDQLQLHCDAITAEDNVLIIDDLLATGGTIEATVKLIRRAGGTVHDAAFVINLFDLGGEARLNAMDVRVFSLVNFPGH, from the coding sequence GTGCGTCAGTTTCAGCAGATGAATTTTCAACCTGGTGTGGCTACATCAGAAGTAAAAAACGCAGCTGAGGTGGCTCATGTCAGATTGATTTTTATCGGGCACAACATCATGACTGCGACCCAGCAACAGCTAGAGTTTTTGCAACACAGTATTAAAAGTATCCCTGATTACCCGAAACCGGGTATTCTTTTTCGTGATGTCACCAGTTTACTGGAAGATCCCCAGGCATTTTCTCTGACTATCCAACTGCTTGCTGACCGATATAGGGCGGCAGGAATCACCAAAGTGGTCGGTACAGAGGCCAGAGGTTTTTTGTTTGGCGCGCCTGTGGCGTTGGCGCTTGATGTTGGTTTTGTTCCGGTACGTAAACCGGGAAAATTGCCGCGAAAAACATACACCGAGTGCTATGATTTGGAATATGGCAGCGATCAACTTCAATTGCATTGTGATGCTATCACTGCAGAGGATAACGTGTTGATCATTGACGATCTGCTCGCTACCGGAGGCACAATAGAAGCCACTGTTAAATTGATCCGCCGAGCAGGTGGCACAGTACACGATGCTGCTTTTGTGATTAATTTATTTGATCTTGGTGGTGAAGCTCGTCTGAATGCCATGGATGTCAGGGTGTTCAGTCTGGTTAATTTTCCTGGTCACTGA
- the htpG gene encoding Chaperone protein HtpG (ID:JIFNMEKO_00575;~source:Prodigal:2.6), which produces MTMKGQETRGFQSEVKQLLQLMIHSLYSNKEIFLRELISNASDAADKLRFRALSNPDLYGGDGDLRVRVSVDKEKRTLTLSDNGIGMTRDEVIENLGTIAKSGTKSFLESLGTDQAKDSQLIGQFGVGFYSAFIVADKVTVRTRATGVSPEEGVFWESAGEGDYTIADITKADRGTEITLHLREGEDEFLDAWRVRSIISKYSDHIALPVEIETHNEEDDTTTWEKINKAQALWTRNKSEISDEEYVEFYKHLSHDFADPLTWSHNRVEGKQEYTSLLYIPSRAPWDMWNREHKHGLKLYVQRVFIMDDAEQFVPNYLRFVRGLIDSNDLPLNVSREILQDSRITQTLRNALSKRVLQMLEKVAKDDETKYQEFWQQFGLVLKEGPAEDSTNAETIAKLLRFASTHNDSSAQTVSLEEYVSRMIEGQEKIYYITADSYAAAKSSPHLELFRKKGIEVLLLSDRIDEWMMSYLTESDGKTFQSVSKSDDSLGKFADEENEAQKEAEKALEPFVDRVKGLLGERVKEVRLTHRLTDTPAIVTTDANDMTTQMAKLFAAAGQSVPEVKYLFELNPDHPLVKRAVETTEDAKFAEWIELLLDQAMFAERGTLEDPNQFIRRMNQLLLA; this is translated from the coding sequence ATGACCATGAAAGGACAAGAGACTCGTGGCTTCCAGTCTGAGGTAAAACAGCTTCTTCAGCTGATGATCCATTCCCTCTATTCAAATAAAGAAATTTTTCTGCGAGAGCTGATCTCAAACGCCTCCGATGCGGCAGATAAACTGCGTTTCAGAGCACTATCAAATCCTGATCTTTATGGGGGGGATGGTGATCTGCGTGTACGTGTCTCTGTAGACAAAGAGAAACGCACGTTAACGCTCAGTGATAACGGCATTGGCATGACGCGCGATGAAGTGATTGAAAACCTCGGTACCATCGCGAAATCAGGCACTAAATCATTTCTTGAGTCCCTCGGTACGGACCAGGCGAAAGACAGTCAGTTGATTGGACAATTCGGGGTTGGCTTCTACTCTGCCTTTATCGTGGCCGATAAGGTTACCGTCCGCACTCGTGCGACAGGTGTCAGCCCGGAAGAAGGCGTGTTCTGGGAATCAGCTGGTGAGGGTGATTACACCATTGCTGATATCACGAAAGCCGATCGCGGCACAGAAATTACCTTGCATTTGCGTGAAGGTGAAGATGAGTTTCTCGATGCCTGGCGGGTACGAAGTATCATCAGTAAATACTCCGATCATATTGCGCTGCCAGTAGAGATTGAAACCCATAACGAAGAGGATGACACCACCACCTGGGAAAAGATCAACAAAGCTCAGGCATTGTGGACACGTAATAAATCTGAGATCAGCGACGAAGAGTATGTGGAATTCTATAAACATCTGTCGCATGATTTTGCTGATCCTCTGACCTGGAGCCATAACCGTGTAGAAGGGAAACAGGAGTATACCAGCCTGCTTTATATTCCTTCCCGCGCGCCATGGGATATGTGGAACCGTGAACATAAACATGGACTGAAACTCTATGTGCAGCGCGTGTTTATCATGGACGATGCTGAGCAATTCGTGCCGAATTATCTGCGCTTTGTCCGAGGTCTGATTGATTCAAATGATCTACCGCTCAACGTCTCGCGCGAAATTTTGCAGGACAGTCGCATTACCCAGACATTACGTAACGCACTGAGCAAGCGCGTGTTGCAAATGCTGGAAAAAGTGGCAAAAGATGATGAAACCAAATATCAGGAATTCTGGCAGCAATTTGGTCTGGTGTTAAAAGAAGGCCCGGCAGAAGACAGCACCAACGCAGAAACTATCGCCAAACTGCTGCGTTTTGCTTCAACGCACAATGATTCCTCAGCCCAGACGGTCTCACTGGAAGAGTATGTCAGCCGCATGATTGAGGGCCAGGAAAAGATTTACTACATCACTGCTGACAGCTATGCCGCAGCGAAGAGTAGCCCTCATCTGGAACTGTTCCGCAAAAAAGGCATTGAAGTGCTGCTGCTCTCCGATCGTATCGACGAGTGGATGATGAGTTACCTGACCGAATCTGATGGTAAAACTTTCCAGTCGGTCAGCAAATCTGACGATTCACTGGGAAAATTCGCAGATGAAGAGAATGAAGCTCAAAAAGAAGCTGAAAAAGCGCTTGAACCCTTTGTCGACAGAGTGAAAGGCTTGCTCGGTGAGCGTGTTAAAGAGGTGCGTTTAACTCACCGTCTTACCGATACACCAGCTATCGTGACGACAGATGCCAATGATATGACCACACAGATGGCTAAACTGTTTGCCGCGGCAGGTCAGTCGGTACCTGAAGTGAAATATCTGTTCGAGCTTAATCCGGATCATCCTCTGGTGAAGCGTGCAGTAGAGACGACAGAAGACGCAAAATTTGCAGAATGGATCGAGTTGCTGCTTGATCAGGCCATGTTCGCTGAACGTGGCACACTGGAAGATCCTAACCAGTTTATTCGTCGTATGAATCAGTTACTGTTGGCTTAA
- the recR gene encoding Recombination protein RecR (ID:JIFNMEKO_00574;~source:Prodigal:2.6): MQTSPLLESLMEALRCLPGVGPKSAQRMAFHLLQRDRSGGMRLAQALTRAMSEIGHCQDCRTFTEQTFCSICTNTRRQQTGLLCVVESPADIHAIEQTGQYSGRYFVLMGHLSPLDGIGPADIGLERLEQRLSEESISEVILATNPTVEGEATANYIAELCHQYGVEASRIAHGVPVGGELEMVDGTTLSHSLAGRHKIRY, from the coding sequence ATGCAAACCAGCCCACTGCTAGAGAGCCTGATGGAAGCATTGCGCTGCCTGCCGGGTGTAGGACCTAAGTCTGCCCAGCGTATGGCGTTTCATTTGTTGCAACGTGATCGCAGCGGTGGAATGCGACTGGCACAGGCTCTGACGCGGGCGATGTCAGAGATTGGTCACTGTCAGGATTGCCGGACGTTTACTGAACAGACATTTTGCTCTATTTGCACCAACACGCGTCGTCAGCAAACCGGGCTGCTTTGTGTGGTGGAGAGCCCGGCTGATATCCATGCTATCGAGCAGACCGGGCAATATTCCGGGCGTTATTTTGTACTGATGGGGCATCTGTCGCCCCTTGATGGCATCGGACCGGCTGATATTGGTCTTGAACGGTTGGAACAGCGACTGAGTGAAGAGTCGATATCCGAAGTGATTCTTGCTACAAACCCGACTGTTGAGGGTGAAGCCACCGCGAATTATATTGCTGAACTCTGCCATCAGTATGGTGTTGAAGCCAGCCGTATTGCTCACGGTGTACCGGTCGGCGGGGAGCTGGAAATGGTTGACGGTACAACGCTTTCTCATTCTCTTGCGGGCAGGCATAAAATACGTTACTGA
- the dnaX_1 gene encoding DNA polymerase III subunit tau (ID:JIFNMEKO_00571;~source:Prodigal:2.6) — protein MSYQVLARKWRPQRFSDVVGQQHVLTALANSLTLGRLHHAWLFSGTRGVGKTTIARLLAKGLNCEQGITATPCGECDNCREIEQGRFVDLIEIDAASRTKVEDTRELLDNVQYAPARGRFKVYLIDEVHMLSRHSFNALLKTLEEPPEHVKFLLATTDPQKLPVTILSRCLQFHLKALDPVQIRDQLAKILEHEEISAETRALQLLARAAEGSLRDALSLTDQAIATGAGSVTAAGVSDMLGALDDEQPLALIEALSEADGVQLMALLEQVATRGEEWENVLIAMLTFLHHIAMVQLLPSSLSEDLQAVEHRIRTLARTIPPEDVQLYYQTLLVGRKELLMAPDRRMGVEMTLLRALAFHPQREIESPTSPVIAPAQPVSSSAAVAVPSVPPASTAASPPKPAVAEDAATEPVASVPPGTSQLLQARAQLMRHEVTGPKRVSRQRIPRGRQLRHWSV, from the coding sequence ATGAGTTATCAGGTACTGGCCCGCAAATGGCGGCCACAAAGGTTTTCCGATGTTGTGGGGCAACAGCATGTTCTCACGGCATTAGCTAATAGCCTCACGCTGGGCAGGCTCCATCACGCCTGGCTTTTTTCCGGCACGCGAGGTGTGGGAAAAACCACCATCGCCCGGTTGCTGGCTAAAGGGTTGAATTGTGAGCAAGGTATTACGGCAACTCCGTGTGGGGAGTGTGATAATTGTCGTGAAATTGAGCAAGGTCGTTTTGTTGATCTGATCGAAATTGATGCCGCATCGCGTACCAAGGTGGAAGATACCCGTGAATTGTTGGATAACGTGCAATACGCCCCTGCCCGGGGGCGTTTTAAAGTCTACCTGATTGATGAAGTGCATATGCTCTCGCGCCACAGTTTCAATGCGTTGCTTAAAACGCTTGAAGAGCCACCAGAGCACGTAAAGTTTTTGCTGGCCACAACCGATCCACAAAAGCTACCAGTGACCATTTTGTCGCGTTGTCTGCAATTTCATCTGAAAGCGCTGGATCCGGTACAGATTCGTGATCAACTGGCAAAAATCCTTGAACATGAAGAGATTTCAGCTGAAACGCGCGCGTTACAATTACTGGCCCGCGCAGCAGAAGGCAGTCTGCGTGATGCATTGAGTCTGACTGATCAGGCGATAGCAACGGGCGCAGGGAGTGTCACAGCTGCAGGCGTCAGTGACATGCTGGGTGCGCTTGATGACGAACAACCTCTGGCCTTGATAGAGGCACTGAGCGAAGCGGACGGCGTGCAGTTAATGGCACTGCTTGAGCAGGTTGCGACCAGAGGCGAGGAGTGGGAGAACGTGCTGATCGCCATGCTCACGTTTTTGCATCATATCGCCATGGTTCAGCTATTACCTTCATCATTAAGTGAAGATTTGCAGGCCGTAGAGCATCGTATACGCACGCTGGCGCGCACAATACCTCCGGAAGATGTACAGCTTTACTACCAGACGTTGCTGGTTGGCCGTAAAGAACTGCTGATGGCACCCGATCGTCGCATGGGTGTAGAGATGACGTTGCTGCGGGCGCTGGCTTTTCATCCGCAGAGAGAGATTGAGTCACCCACCTCACCGGTTATCGCCCCTGCACAACCTGTTTCTTCTTCCGCTGCCGTGGCAGTACCTTCAGTACCACCAGCTTCGACTGCGGCTTCTCCGCCTAAGCCGGCGGTGGCAGAAGATGCTGCGACAGAACCAGTAGCCTCAGTGCCGCCGGGCACCAGTCAGCTACTGCAGGCGCGGGCGCAATTGATGCGACATGAGGTGACCGGACCAAAAAGAGTGAGCCGGCAGCGCATTCCGCGCGGCCGGCAGCTTCGCCACTGGAGCGTTTGA
- the acrR gene encoding HTH-type transcriptional regulator AcrR (ID:JIFNMEKO_00566;~source:Prodigal:2.6): MARKTKQQALETRNHIIDAAISRFSEHGVSKTTLAEIATTAGVTRGAIYWHFSNKTDLLNEILAQSESGLIALELEYQSKYPNDPLSILREMLIAVLTATATDPKRRALMEIIFHKCEFVGEMSTLQRMQQALNLECYEKIETVLQRCVDAGQLPSGLDVSIAAVVLRGFMTGIMENWLFMPDRFDLVMKAPKLIDTLLDSLVSTSLLTAPQS; this comes from the coding sequence ATGGCACGAAAAACCAAACAACAAGCTCTGGAGACACGCAATCACATTATTGATGCTGCTATTTCCCGTTTTTCTGAGCATGGCGTATCAAAAACCACGCTGGCGGAGATTGCGACAACAGCCGGGGTGACGCGTGGCGCAATTTACTGGCATTTCAGTAACAAAACTGATCTGCTCAATGAAATTTTGGCTCAGTCAGAGTCCGGACTTATTGCGCTGGAACTTGAGTATCAGTCAAAATATCCTAATGATCCACTGTCAATATTACGTGAAATGCTAATTGCTGTATTAACCGCAACGGCTACTGACCCTAAACGACGCGCATTAATGGAAATTATCTTCCATAAATGTGAGTTTGTGGGAGAAATGTCAACACTGCAACGTATGCAACAGGCCTTAAATCTCGAATGTTATGAGAAAATTGAAACGGTTCTGCAACGGTGTGTAGATGCCGGACAGCTACCCTCGGGTTTGGACGTATCGATTGCAGCTGTGGTGTTGCGCGGATTCATGACCGGGATTATGGAAAACTGGCTATTTATGCCGGATCGCTTCGATTTAGTCATGAAAGCACCAAAATTGATTGATACCCTGTTGGATAGTCTGGTTTCGACAAGTCTTCTGACTGCACCACAGAGTTAA
- the ybaB gene encoding Nucleoid-associated protein YbaB (ID:JIFNMEKO_00573;~source:Prodigal:2.6) — translation MFGKGGLGNLMKQAQQMQDKMAQAQEEIAAMEVTGESGAGLVKVTINGAHNCRRVEIDPSLMEDDKEMLEDLVAAAFNDAARRIAEVQKERMASVSSGMQLPPGFKMPF, via the coding sequence ATGTTTGGAAAAGGTGGACTGGGTAACCTGATGAAACAGGCCCAGCAGATGCAGGATAAAATGGCTCAGGCGCAGGAAGAGATCGCTGCGATGGAAGTGACAGGTGAATCGGGTGCCGGGCTGGTGAAAGTGACCATCAATGGTGCGCACAACTGTCGTCGTGTCGAGATTGACCCGAGCCTGATGGAAGATGATAAAGAGATGCTGGAAGATCTGGTTGCAGCCGCATTCAATGATGCAGCGCGTCGCATTGCTGAAGTACAGAAAGAAAGAATGGCCTCAGTATCCAGTGGCATGCAATTGCCACCGGGCTTCAAGATGCCGTTCTGA
- the acrA gene encoding Multidrug efflux pump subunit AcrA (ID:JIFNMEKO_00565;~source:Prodigal:2.6) has product MNKNRGLSPLAVVLMLSGCLVITACDDKSNKQSGQQAAPEVGVTILKAVPLTITTDLPGRTSAFRVAEVRPQVSGIILKRNFAEGSNIKAGESLYQIDPATYQASYDSAKGDLAQAEANARIATLTVKRYKPLLGTKYISQQDYDTAIATQGQTQAAVQVARANVENARINLAYTQVRSPITGRIGKSSVTEGALVQNGQTTALATVQQLDPIYVDVTQSSADFMRLREELRSGKLQQLDGKATVKLLTEQGVNYPQSGTLEFSDVTVDESTGSITLRAIFPNPDNTLLPGMFVRARLDEGTKPEALLVPQQGISRTPTGQATAMIVDAENKVQVRNVTADRAIGDKWLVTEGLKAGDKVITTGLQRAAPGATVTPQDVDAPQTANPSSEKTKS; this is encoded by the coding sequence ATGAACAAAAACAGAGGGCTTTCGCCTCTGGCGGTCGTTCTGATGCTTTCCGGATGCCTGGTAATCACAGCATGTGACGATAAAAGTAACAAACAATCTGGCCAGCAAGCAGCGCCTGAAGTAGGAGTTACTATCCTGAAAGCCGTGCCGCTGACAATCACTACCGATTTACCTGGTCGTACCTCTGCATTCCGTGTTGCCGAAGTTCGCCCCCAAGTGTCGGGTATCATACTGAAGCGCAATTTTGCTGAAGGCAGCAATATCAAGGCTGGCGAATCACTCTACCAGATAGATCCGGCAACTTATCAGGCCTCCTATGACAGCGCAAAAGGTGATTTAGCACAGGCAGAAGCCAATGCCAGAATCGCAACACTGACTGTTAAGCGTTATAAGCCGCTGCTGGGAACAAAATATATCAGTCAGCAGGATTACGATACCGCGATAGCAACGCAGGGACAAACACAGGCTGCGGTTCAGGTAGCTCGTGCCAATGTAGAAAACGCACGAATCAATCTCGCATACACCCAGGTGCGCTCACCTATCACCGGACGTATTGGTAAATCGAGCGTCACCGAAGGTGCTCTGGTGCAAAACGGTCAGACGACCGCGCTGGCTACTGTGCAACAACTCGACCCAATCTATGTTGACGTTACCCAGTCGAGTGCTGACTTTATGCGTCTGCGAGAAGAGCTGCGTTCAGGTAAACTACAACAGCTTGATGGAAAAGCCACAGTAAAATTGCTCACTGAGCAAGGTGTTAATTATCCACAAAGCGGCACACTGGAATTTTCAGATGTCACAGTGGATGAGAGTACCGGTTCAATTACACTGCGGGCTATTTTCCCTAATCCCGATAATACATTACTGCCTGGTATGTTCGTCCGCGCCCGTCTGGATGAAGGAACCAAACCTGAAGCCTTACTGGTTCCCCAGCAGGGTATCAGTCGTACCCCAACCGGCCAGGCAACGGCAATGATCGTTGATGCAGAAAATAAAGTTCAGGTACGTAATGTGACAGCTGACAGAGCTATTGGCGACAAATGGCTGGTCACAGAAGGTTTAAAAGCTGGAGACAAAGTGATCACCACTGGACTGCAGCGTGCAGCGCCTGGTGCTACGGTCACACCGCAGGATGTTGATGCGCCTCAAACAGCGAATCCTTCATCTGAAAAAACCAAGTCTTAA
- the ybaN gene encoding Inner membrane protein YbaN (ID:JIFNMEKO_00569;~source:Prodigal:2.6) yields MQRMLLITVGWLAVVLGTLGIFLPLLPTTPFILLAAWCFSRSSPRFHQWLLYRSVFGGYLRHWQQYKAFPPGAKPRAIAVVIITFAVSLWLVTLLWVRIMLVCMLLTLLFFLFRVPVVDARQENQ; encoded by the coding sequence ATGCAGCGCATGTTATTAATTACAGTTGGCTGGCTTGCGGTGGTGCTTGGTACGCTGGGGATATTTTTGCCACTGTTACCGACCACGCCGTTTATCCTGCTGGCTGCCTGGTGTTTTTCCCGATCATCGCCGCGTTTTCATCAGTGGTTGTTATACCGCTCGGTATTTGGTGGCTATCTGCGCCACTGGCAGCAATATAAAGCTTTTCCTCCCGGCGCGAAGCCGCGGGCAATTGCTGTGGTGATAATCACCTTCGCCGTTTCATTATGGCTGGTTACTCTTCTCTGGGTCAGAATCATGCTTGTTTGCATGTTGCTGACCCTGCTTTTCTTTCTTTTCCGGGTTCCGGTTGTTGATGCCAGGCAAGAAAACCAGTGA
- a CDS encoding hypothetical protein (ID:JIFNMEKO_00567;~source:Prodigal:2.6), with amino-acid sequence MTLQNASDEIKLAVDLIMLLEQNQVAASTVLAALELVKNDYEKKRLTEQRKN; translated from the coding sequence ATGACATTACAAAACGCTTCCGATGAGATAAAGCTGGCTGTCGACTTGATTATGTTACTGGAACAAAATCAGGTAGCTGCGTCAACAGTACTTGCCGCTCTGGAACTGGTAAAAAATGACTACGAGAAAAAAAGGTTAACTGAACAGCGGAAAAATTAA
- the priC gene encoding Primosomal replication protein N'' (ID:JIFNMEKO_00568;~source:Prodigal:2.6), with translation MKRALLLQQLTTCVEQLAQQLAPHLNDRASQARFDQQLFQCNSSRLGDYLLELQQSLAQLGQSVNDQHTEQVTWIAERLVAQIGALQREIATLSLRVNDYRKTPTSRPHDKLAEYRGYEHRLRTMITDRETQLSASSVTRKKTLQQEIASLEGRLQRCLQAIKKVENIIEHSER, from the coding sequence GTGAAAAGAGCACTTCTTCTGCAGCAACTGACCACCTGCGTTGAGCAACTTGCTCAACAACTGGCGCCACATCTTAATGATCGGGCTTCTCAGGCGCGCTTTGATCAGCAGCTTTTTCAGTGTAACTCATCCCGTCTGGGTGATTATCTGCTTGAATTACAACAAAGTCTGGCCCAGCTTGGGCAAAGCGTCAATGATCAACATACAGAACAGGTTACCTGGATTGCTGAACGCCTGGTGGCACAAATCGGGGCATTGCAGCGTGAAATAGCTACATTGAGTTTACGGGTTAATGATTACCGAAAAACCCCCACATCACGTCCTCACGACAAACTGGCTGAATACCGCGGTTACGAGCATCGTTTACGTACTATGATAACCGATCGCGAAACACAACTTTCCGCCAGTAGTGTGACGAGAAAAAAAACGCTGCAGCAAGAAATTGCCTCTCTGGAAGGACGACTTCAGCGTTGCCTGCAGGCAATAAAAAAAGTGGAAAATATTATTGAACACTCTGAAAGATAA
- the dnaX_2 gene encoding DNA polymerase III subunit tau (ID:JIFNMEKO_00572;~source:Prodigal:2.6), protein MTSLGRQKRPAATESPPVVAKKAEAYRWKTQKSSEEVTQVVATPKLLRNALEHEKTPELMSKLAEESRLRDAWAAEVDTLSLPKLVQQLALNAWKEVTEQGVCLHLRSAQRHLDSPAARKAISEALSASQQQQIELCIIEDDNLSVLTPLEWRQKIYEEKLALARQSVMTDNHIQTLCRFFDAEVDEESIRPL, encoded by the coding sequence TTGACTTCTCTCGGGAGACAAAAACGGCCTGCAGCAACAGAAAGTCCTCCTGTGGTTGCGAAAAAAGCGGAAGCTTACCGCTGGAAAACGCAAAAGAGCAGTGAAGAAGTGACTCAGGTAGTTGCTACTCCTAAGCTTTTACGCAATGCACTGGAACACGAAAAGACGCCTGAGCTGATGAGTAAACTGGCTGAAGAGTCGCGCCTTCGTGATGCATGGGCTGCAGAAGTTGATACACTTTCGCTGCCTAAGCTGGTTCAACAACTGGCACTGAACGCCTGGAAAGAGGTTACTGAGCAGGGGGTGTGTCTGCATTTACGTTCGGCACAACGCCATCTGGATTCCCCTGCGGCGCGCAAAGCGATCAGTGAAGCATTGAGTGCATCACAGCAACAACAGATTGAACTCTGCATCATTGAAGATGATAATTTGTCAGTATTGACTCCACTGGAGTGGCGTCAAAAAATCTATGAAGAGAAACTTGCCCTGGCGCGTCAGTCTGTTATGACAGATAACCATATTCAGACACTGTGCCGTTTTTTTGACGCTGAAGTGGACGAAGAGAGCATTCGACCCCTTTAA